The Streptomyces sp. HUAS CB01 genome has a segment encoding these proteins:
- a CDS encoding AfsR/SARP family transcriptional regulator produces the protein MHREDGPSAQPHIPEPRTPDPSDSDGHLRFSVLGPVRAWRSAQALPSGSPQQRALLAALLLREGRTATAAELIDAIWGEDPPSQALAAVRTYASRLRKILDPGVLVSESGGYAVRIPADALDLQVAQELVAEAEKARAGGDRCQARVLINKSLGLWDGEPLASVPGPYAETQRARLEEWHLQLLETRLELDLDVGCHAEAVSELTALTAAHPLRERLRELLMLALYRSGRQAEALAVYADTRRLLADELGVDPRPELSALQQRILQADTELARPAEQPAPTAPQPARPAQLPATVPDFTGRAAFVRELGHRLGSADGTVMAVSALAGIGGVGKTTLAVHVAHEAKPHFPDGQLYVDLQGAGHRAAEPETVLGAFLRALGTADTAIPDTLDERAALFRSLLDGRRILVLLDNARDAAQVRPLLPGTAGCAALVTSRVRMVDLAGAHLVDLDVMSPDEALQLFTRIVGEERVTAEREAALDVVAACGFLPLAIRIAASRLAARRTWTVSVLAAKLADERRRLDELQAGDLAVKATFELGYGQLEPAQARAFRLLGLADGPDISLTAAAATLGLPEHDTEDLLEALVDTSLLESAAHGRYRFHDLVRLYARACAERDEQPPAEREAALSRLLDFYLATTARVFALERPGDRLVDHLASTVYEGLAFTDRHEALDWLYREANCLLACARQSFVGTRLRRAVDLLWAAKDLAESGANSKQYESTALAARDAARTSGDAHAEGRARTTLTSVHLVAGRYDEADDEATRARTLASGTGDHAPVPWSDNDRGIIAIVQERYEQAEEHLLKAVEGFRADANLVGAASALCNLSRVHLLLGRTASAIDLAQQGIAIYDGMGITVRLANGRYALGVALTHAGRHTEALEQFGDALRMFADDRQRLWEGTTHFRMAEAQLKARKPAIAAQHAEQALANGCIGGDRMRGNVLTLLGRALDALGQTDRARACWREALSVYEQLGVSDADQVRALLTPLAAA, from the coding sequence ATGCACCGCGAGGACGGGCCCTCCGCACAGCCACACATTCCGGAGCCGCGGACTCCGGACCCGTCGGACAGCGACGGGCACCTGCGCTTCAGCGTGCTCGGACCCGTCCGCGCCTGGCGATCCGCACAGGCACTCCCCTCCGGATCACCCCAGCAGCGCGCCCTCCTCGCCGCCCTCCTCCTCCGCGAGGGCCGCACCGCCACCGCCGCCGAACTCATCGACGCCATCTGGGGCGAGGACCCGCCCTCCCAGGCCCTCGCCGCCGTACGCACCTACGCCTCACGCCTCCGCAAGATCCTCGACCCCGGCGTCCTCGTCAGCGAATCCGGCGGCTACGCCGTCCGCATCCCCGCCGACGCCCTCGACCTCCAGGTCGCCCAGGAGCTCGTCGCCGAAGCCGAGAAGGCCCGCGCCGGCGGCGACCGCTGCCAGGCCCGCGTCCTCATCAACAAGTCCCTCGGACTCTGGGACGGCGAACCCCTCGCCTCCGTACCCGGCCCCTACGCCGAGACCCAGCGCGCCCGCCTCGAGGAATGGCACCTCCAACTCCTCGAGACCCGCCTCGAACTCGACCTCGACGTCGGCTGCCACGCCGAAGCCGTCTCCGAACTCACCGCCCTCACCGCCGCACACCCCCTGCGCGAACGCCTGCGCGAACTCCTCATGCTCGCCCTCTACCGCAGCGGACGCCAGGCCGAGGCCCTCGCCGTCTACGCCGACACCCGACGCCTCCTCGCCGACGAACTCGGCGTCGACCCCCGCCCCGAACTCTCCGCCCTCCAGCAGCGCATCCTCCAGGCCGACACCGAACTCGCGCGCCCCGCCGAACAACCCGCACCCACAGCGCCGCAGCCCGCCCGGCCGGCACAACTCCCCGCCACCGTGCCCGACTTCACCGGCCGCGCCGCCTTCGTCCGCGAACTCGGACACCGCCTCGGCTCCGCCGACGGCACCGTCATGGCCGTCTCCGCCCTCGCCGGCATAGGCGGCGTCGGCAAGACCACCCTCGCCGTCCACGTCGCCCACGAAGCCAAACCCCACTTCCCCGACGGACAGCTCTACGTCGACCTCCAGGGCGCCGGCCACCGCGCCGCCGAACCCGAAACCGTCCTCGGCGCCTTCCTCCGCGCCCTCGGCACCGCCGACACCGCCATCCCCGACACCCTCGACGAACGCGCCGCCCTCTTCCGCTCCCTCCTCGACGGCCGCCGCATCCTCGTCCTCCTCGACAACGCCCGCGACGCCGCCCAGGTCCGGCCCCTGCTGCCCGGCACCGCCGGCTGCGCCGCCCTCGTCACCAGCCGCGTCCGCATGGTCGACCTCGCCGGAGCCCACCTCGTCGACCTCGACGTCATGTCCCCCGACGAAGCCCTCCAGCTCTTCACCCGCATCGTCGGCGAAGAACGCGTCACCGCCGAACGCGAAGCCGCCCTCGACGTCGTCGCCGCCTGCGGCTTCCTGCCCCTCGCCATCCGCATCGCCGCCTCCCGCCTCGCCGCGCGCCGCACCTGGACCGTCTCCGTCCTCGCCGCCAAACTCGCCGACGAACGCCGCCGCCTCGACGAACTCCAGGCAGGCGACCTCGCCGTCAAAGCCACCTTCGAACTCGGCTACGGCCAGCTCGAACCCGCCCAGGCCCGTGCCTTCCGCCTCCTGGGCCTCGCCGACGGCCCCGACATCTCCCTCACCGCGGCAGCCGCCACCCTCGGACTCCCCGAACACGACACCGAGGACCTCCTCGAAGCCCTCGTCGACACCTCACTCCTCGAATCCGCAGCCCACGGCCGCTACCGCTTCCACGACCTCGTCCGCCTCTACGCGCGTGCATGCGCCGAACGCGACGAACAGCCACCGGCCGAACGCGAGGCCGCCCTGTCCCGGCTGCTGGACTTCTACCTCGCCACCACCGCCCGCGTCTTCGCCCTCGAACGCCCCGGCGACCGCCTCGTCGACCACCTCGCCTCCACCGTCTACGAAGGACTCGCCTTCACCGACCGCCACGAAGCCCTCGACTGGCTCTACCGCGAGGCCAACTGCCTCCTCGCCTGCGCCCGCCAGTCCTTCGTCGGCACCAGGCTCCGCCGCGCCGTCGACCTGCTCTGGGCCGCCAAGGACCTCGCCGAGTCCGGCGCCAACAGCAAGCAGTACGAATCCACGGCACTCGCCGCACGCGACGCCGCACGCACATCCGGCGACGCCCACGCCGAGGGACGCGCAAGGACGACACTGACGAGCGTCCACCTCGTGGCGGGACGGTACGACGAGGCCGACGACGAAGCCACCCGGGCCCGCACCCTCGCCTCCGGCACCGGCGACCACGCCCCCGTCCCCTGGTCCGACAACGACCGCGGCATCATCGCCATCGTCCAGGAACGCTACGAACAGGCCGAGGAGCACCTCCTCAAAGCCGTCGAAGGCTTCCGCGCCGACGCCAACCTCGTCGGCGCCGCCAGCGCCCTGTGCAACCTCTCACGCGTCCACCTCCTCCTCGGCCGCACCGCCAGCGCCATCGACCTCGCCCAGCAAGGCATCGCCATCTACGACGGCATGGGCATCACCGTCAGGCTCGCCAACGGCCGCTACGCCCTCGGCGTCGCCCTCACCCACGCCGGACGCCACACGGAAGCCCTGGAACAGTTCGGCGACGCCCTGCGCATGTTCGCCGACGACCGCCAGCGCCTGTGGGAAGGCACCACCCACTTCCGCATGGCCGAAGCCCAGCTCAAGGCCCGCAAACCGGCCATCGCCGCCCAGCACGCCGAACAGGCCCTGGCCAACGGCTGCATCGGCGGCGACCGCATGCGCGGCAACGTCCTCACCCTCCTCGGCCGCGCCCTCGACGCCCTCGGCCAGACCGACCGCGCACGCGCCTGCTGGCGCGAGGCACTGTCCGTCTACGAACAACTCGGCGTGTCCGACGCGGACCAGGTACGAGCACTGCTGACGCCTCTCGCCGCCGCCTGA
- a CDS encoding FadD3 family acyl-CoA ligase — protein MRGDLEWGSVPRLVRSAAERHGDREAVAEGRTRVTYAELGERVDRAAAACIAAGVEPGDRVAVWAPNTLEWIVSALGAVSAGAVLVPLNTRFKGTEAAYVLARSRAKLLFITGTFLGTSYVASLRRAEVELPYLEQVVVLGDSAPEDYRTWKDFLAGGDAVPVSLVRARADAVEPSAPSDIVFTSGTTGAPKGAVITHAQTLRCYAIWAELAGLREGDRYLIVNPFFHTFGYKAGIIACLMRGATMVPQPVFNVDTVLANIASERISVLPGPPTLHQSLLDHPARDAHDLSALRLVVTGAAVVPLRLVERLRRELRIGTVLTAYGLSEASGIVTMCRRGDDPATIAATSGRAIPGTEVRVRAEPGEPGEILVRGHNVMQGYFEDPVATAEAVDADGWLHTGDVGVLDAAGNLRITDRIKDMFIVGGFNAYPAEIERLLGLHPDVADVAVIGVPDGRLGEVGKAYAVRRAGSTLTADDLIAWSRREMANYKVPRSVEFVVELPRNASGKVLKTELRARAEAHAR, from the coding sequence ATGCGCGGCGATCTGGAGTGGGGCTCCGTCCCGAGACTGGTGCGGAGTGCCGCGGAACGACACGGCGACCGGGAGGCCGTGGCCGAGGGCCGTACCCGGGTGACGTACGCCGAGCTGGGCGAACGCGTCGACCGTGCGGCCGCCGCCTGTATCGCCGCGGGTGTGGAGCCGGGGGACCGGGTGGCGGTCTGGGCGCCGAACACCCTGGAGTGGATCGTCTCCGCGCTGGGCGCGGTGTCGGCCGGCGCGGTGCTCGTGCCGCTCAACACCCGCTTCAAGGGCACGGAGGCCGCGTACGTCCTGGCCCGGTCCCGGGCGAAGCTGCTGTTCATCACCGGCACGTTCCTCGGCACCTCGTACGTGGCCTCGCTGCGGCGCGCCGAGGTGGAACTGCCGTATCTAGAGCAGGTGGTGGTGCTCGGAGACAGCGCGCCGGAGGACTACCGGACGTGGAAGGACTTCCTCGCGGGCGGGGACGCGGTGCCGGTGTCCCTCGTGCGGGCGCGGGCGGACGCGGTGGAGCCGTCGGCCCCGTCGGACATCGTGTTCACCTCGGGCACGACGGGGGCGCCGAAGGGTGCGGTGATCACTCACGCGCAGACGCTGCGCTGCTACGCGATCTGGGCCGAGCTGGCGGGGCTGCGCGAGGGCGACCGCTATCTGATCGTGAACCCGTTCTTCCACACCTTCGGCTACAAGGCCGGGATCATCGCCTGCCTGATGCGGGGCGCGACGATGGTGCCGCAGCCGGTGTTCAACGTCGACACGGTACTGGCGAACATCGCGTCCGAGCGGATATCGGTCCTGCCGGGTCCGCCGACGCTGCACCAGTCGCTGCTGGACCACCCGGCCAGGGACGCGCACGACCTGTCGGCGCTGCGGCTGGTGGTGACGGGTGCGGCGGTGGTGCCGTTGCGTCTGGTGGAGCGGCTGCGGCGCGAGTTGCGCATCGGGACGGTTCTGACGGCGTACGGGCTGTCGGAGGCTTCGGGCATCGTGACGATGTGCCGTCGCGGGGACGATCCGGCGACGATCGCGGCGACGTCGGGGCGGGCGATCCCGGGCACCGAGGTGCGGGTGCGGGCCGAGCCGGGCGAGCCGGGGGAGATCCTGGTGCGCGGGCACAACGTGATGCAGGGGTACTTCGAGGACCCGGTGGCCACGGCGGAGGCGGTCGACGCGGACGGCTGGCTGCACACGGGCGACGTGGGTGTCCTCGACGCGGCGGGGAATCTGCGGATCACCGACCGGATCAAGGACATGTTCATCGTGGGCGGCTTCAACGCGTACCCGGCGGAGATCGAGCGGCTCCTCGGTCTGCACCCGGATGTCGCGGACGTGGCGGTGATCGGCGTGCCGGACGGGCGGCTGGGCGAGGTGGGGAAGGCGTACGCGGTGCGCCGGGCGGGTTCGACGCTGACGGCGGACGATCTGATCGCCTGGTCGCGCCGGGAGATGGCGAACTACAAGGTGCCGCGGTCGGTGGAGTTCGTGGTGGAGCTGCCGCGGAACGCGAGCGGGAAGGTGCTGAAGACGGAACTGCGGGCGCGCGCCGAGGCGCACGCCCGCTGA
- a CDS encoding lipid-transfer protein codes for MATLKDATAIAGIGQTAFAKHLPETEKTLACRAILAALDDAGVSPAEVDAFASYTMEDTDEVEIAKAIGAGDVTFFSKAGYGGGGSCATVAHLAAAVATGQANVGIAWRSRKRGSGPRPWKNTAAQLPTPGQWTRPFGLLRPADEIGMLTRRYMHEYGATRDHLFNVALACRNRANQNPAAMMYERPLTREMYMTARWISEPLCLFDNCLETDGALACVVVSAERARDCRHRPVYVHSVAQGLPAQHHGMVNYWNDDPLTGPAWTAARHLWKTADFGPQDVDVAQIYDAFTPLIPLSLEGYGFCGRGEGGPFTEGGALEIGGRLPLNTGGGGLSEAYVHGFNLINEGVKQLRGASTAQVPGASTCLVTAGEGVPTSALLLRS; via the coding sequence ATGGCGACCCTCAAGGACGCGACGGCGATAGCCGGAATCGGACAGACCGCCTTCGCGAAACACCTCCCCGAAACCGAGAAGACCCTGGCCTGCCGGGCCATCCTCGCCGCACTCGACGACGCCGGTGTGAGCCCCGCCGAGGTGGACGCCTTCGCCTCCTACACGATGGAGGACACCGACGAGGTCGAGATCGCCAAGGCGATCGGCGCGGGAGACGTCACCTTCTTCAGCAAGGCCGGCTACGGCGGCGGCGGCTCCTGCGCGACCGTCGCCCACCTCGCCGCGGCCGTCGCCACCGGCCAGGCGAACGTCGGCATCGCCTGGCGCTCCCGCAAACGCGGCTCCGGGCCGCGCCCCTGGAAGAACACCGCGGCACAACTGCCCACCCCCGGACAGTGGACCCGGCCCTTCGGACTGCTGCGCCCCGCCGACGAGATCGGCATGCTCACCCGGCGCTACATGCACGAGTACGGCGCCACCCGCGACCACCTCTTCAACGTCGCCCTCGCCTGCCGCAACCGCGCCAACCAGAACCCGGCCGCGATGATGTACGAGCGGCCGCTGACCCGCGAGATGTACATGACGGCGCGCTGGATCAGCGAACCCCTGTGCCTCTTCGACAACTGCCTCGAGACGGACGGGGCACTGGCCTGCGTCGTGGTCAGCGCCGAACGCGCCCGCGACTGCCGGCACCGGCCCGTGTACGTCCACTCCGTCGCCCAGGGCCTGCCGGCCCAGCACCACGGCATGGTCAACTACTGGAACGACGACCCGCTCACCGGCCCGGCCTGGACCGCGGCCCGGCACCTGTGGAAGACGGCCGACTTCGGCCCGCAGGACGTCGACGTCGCCCAGATCTACGACGCGTTCACCCCGCTGATCCCGCTGTCGCTGGAGGGATACGGCTTCTGCGGGCGCGGGGAGGGCGGGCCGTTCACCGAGGGGGGCGCCCTGGAGATCGGCGGTCGACTGCCGCTCAACACCGGGGGTGGCGGGCTCAGCGAGGCGTACGTCCACGGCTTCAACCTGATCAACGAGGGTGTGAAGCAACTGCGCGGTGCCTCCACGGCGCAGGTGCCGGGCGCGTCGACATGCCTGGTGACGGCGGGCGAGGGAGTCCCCACTTCGGCGTTGCTTCTGAGGAGTTGA
- a CDS encoding Zn-ribbon domain-containing OB-fold protein yields the protein MTDSDTAYLTPVIDEDGAPFWEYAARGQLRVQACASCDELRFPPRPCCPHCQSFGSTWRRMSGRGRIWSYVLPHPPLLPGYAEQAPYNAVVVELADAPHIRLVGNVVAAADAPLNSVDPVRLRVGAPVRVAFTEAGGGVTVPRWLLER from the coding sequence ATGACAGATTCTGACACCGCGTATCTGACACCCGTCATCGACGAGGACGGTGCGCCCTTCTGGGAGTACGCAGCCCGAGGACAACTCCGCGTCCAGGCCTGCGCCTCCTGCGACGAGCTGCGCTTCCCGCCCCGCCCCTGCTGCCCCCACTGCCAGTCGTTCGGCAGCACCTGGCGCCGTATGAGCGGCCGCGGCCGGATCTGGTCCTACGTCCTGCCCCACCCCCCGCTGCTTCCCGGCTACGCCGAGCAGGCCCCGTACAACGCGGTCGTCGTCGAGCTCGCGGACGCCCCCCACATCCGGTTGGTCGGCAACGTCGTGGCCGCCGCGGACGCCCCGCTGAACTCCGTCGACCCGGTGCGGCTGCGCGTCGGGGCCCCGGTGCGGGTGGCGTTCACGGAGGCCGGCGGCGGGGTGACCGTACCGCGCTGGCTGCTGGAGCGGTGA
- a CDS encoding enoyl-CoA hydratase/isomerase family protein, with amino-acid sequence MPESGVRVERDKETGVAVVTLDRPDRHNAVDLAMAEELSIVWREFRFDDTVRAVVVTGAGGKAFCTGIDRSAVVPQPASPYSVDDPLVRIGPKANDLWKPVIAAVRGLACGGAFYLLGEAEFLVAAEDAVFFDPHTTYGMVSAYESVYMAMRMPFGEVARTALMGTAERLSARRAYETGLVSEVTAPGEEVPAAVRCAEVIASYPTGAVQGTVRAVWSAKEAVRAQALAHAPQLVTLGNLPPERQAELFAARRPGFRLR; translated from the coding sequence ATGCCGGAGTCCGGTGTGCGCGTGGAGCGGGACAAGGAGACCGGGGTCGCCGTCGTCACCCTCGACCGGCCGGACCGGCACAATGCCGTCGACCTCGCCATGGCGGAGGAACTGTCGATCGTCTGGCGGGAGTTCCGCTTCGACGACACCGTCCGCGCGGTGGTGGTCACCGGCGCCGGCGGGAAGGCGTTCTGCACCGGCATCGACCGGTCCGCGGTCGTTCCGCAGCCCGCGTCGCCCTACTCGGTGGACGATCCGCTGGTGCGGATCGGACCGAAGGCGAACGACCTGTGGAAACCGGTGATCGCGGCGGTACGCGGGCTGGCGTGCGGCGGCGCGTTCTATCTGCTCGGCGAGGCGGAGTTCCTGGTCGCGGCCGAGGACGCCGTCTTCTTCGACCCGCACACCACGTACGGCATGGTCAGTGCCTACGAGTCGGTGTACATGGCGATGCGGATGCCGTTCGGGGAGGTGGCCCGCACGGCGCTGATGGGTACGGCCGAGCGGCTCTCGGCCCGGCGGGCGTACGAGACCGGGCTGGTCAGCGAGGTGACCGCGCCCGGCGAGGAGGTGCCGGCGGCGGTGCGCTGCGCCGAGGTGATCGCCTCGTACCCGACGGGGGCGGTGCAGGGGACGGTCCGTGCGGTGTGGTCGGCGAAGGAGGCGGTCCGTGCGCAGGCGCTGGCTCACGCGCCGCAGCTGGTGACGTTGGGGAATCTGCCGCCGGAGCGGCAGGCGGAGCTGTTCGCCGCGCGGCGGCCGGGTTTCCGGTTGCGCTGA
- a CDS encoding PQQ-binding-like beta-propeller repeat protein, whose protein sequence is MEQLTQHDPRRIGPFEVLGRLGAGGMGLVYLARSASGRRVAIKTVRTELAEDQLFRVRFTREVEAARAVSGFYTAAVVDADPRAAVPWLATAYVPAPSLEEIVNECGPLPAQAVRWLAAGIAEALQSIHGAGLVHRDLKPSNVLVVEDGPRVIDFGIASGVSNTRLTMTNVAVGTPAYMSPEQARDSRSVTGASDVFSLGSTLVFAATGHAPFHGANPVETVFMLLREGPDLAGLPDELRPLIESCMQMDAALRPSPEDLQAQLAPHLFSSGGDDSGTASAWLPGRAVSLIEDRRGGRLPGTGAPAGRPRPPTPPRPEHAPAAAQQHPAGPDPRNTGPVRPQHAPPGPGPDPAPVQLPGAKVPIGPGPRAAADARAVAVDAGPATGWVRPPGGEAATNAMTAAPPVPAPTTPPDTGPARWRPWRFRMSNDVWGTPVVDGDLLYVTSFEVHALDVASGRRQFKTRDVAWAMTVTAGRIHASDGPTLYALDAHDGGERWRTQTDAWVYSLQAARGTVVTATRGGGVQGWEASNGEKLWEITGAQTDFETPEAGPALCDDTVHVWRNARLQALDARTGNERWSYPVGDSASCGGAPVRVTQAPDGCTYIAAGTRVLCVDTITGHVRWHFEAPAVFLAPPVFAPGPAVTGGGIYLADYLGTVYALDATTGKDRWRIATEARQSVEPVLVADGSIHVGSGSALYTLDAVTGTPKWRFAAGGDVTGSPVVADGRIHFGSADHVLYTLDAAGGQLRWKLATGGEITGSPVARNGVVYACSKDRCVYALDAAKGTATGRTTAPR, encoded by the coding sequence GTGGAGCAGCTGACGCAGCACGACCCGAGGCGGATCGGCCCCTTCGAGGTGCTGGGACGGCTCGGAGCCGGCGGCATGGGGCTGGTCTATCTCGCACGGTCGGCGTCCGGCCGGCGCGTGGCGATCAAAACGGTGCGCACCGAGCTCGCCGAAGACCAACTGTTCCGCGTCCGCTTCACCCGCGAGGTCGAAGCGGCACGAGCGGTGTCCGGCTTCTACACCGCGGCCGTCGTGGACGCCGACCCACGCGCCGCCGTGCCCTGGCTCGCCACCGCCTACGTCCCCGCCCCCTCCCTCGAGGAGATCGTGAACGAGTGCGGGCCCCTGCCCGCCCAGGCCGTCCGCTGGCTGGCAGCCGGAATCGCCGAGGCCCTCCAGTCCATCCACGGCGCCGGCCTCGTCCACCGCGACCTCAAGCCGTCCAACGTCCTCGTCGTCGAGGACGGCCCCCGCGTGATCGACTTCGGCATCGCGTCAGGCGTCTCCAACACCCGCCTCACCATGACCAACGTCGCCGTCGGCACCCCCGCCTACATGTCGCCCGAACAAGCCCGCGACTCCCGCAGCGTCACCGGCGCCAGCGACGTCTTCTCCCTCGGCTCCACCCTCGTCTTCGCCGCCACCGGCCACGCACCCTTCCACGGCGCCAACCCCGTCGAAACCGTCTTCATGCTCCTGCGCGAAGGCCCCGACCTCGCCGGACTCCCCGACGAACTGCGCCCCCTCATCGAGTCCTGCATGCAGATGGACGCCGCACTCCGGCCCAGCCCCGAGGACCTCCAGGCGCAACTCGCACCCCACCTCTTCTCCTCCGGCGGCGACGACAGCGGCACCGCCTCCGCCTGGCTGCCCGGCCGCGCCGTCTCCCTCATCGAGGACCGACGCGGCGGACGACTGCCCGGCACCGGCGCACCCGCCGGCCGGCCCCGTCCCCCCACACCCCCCAGGCCCGAACACGCCCCCGCCGCCGCCCAGCAGCACCCCGCCGGACCCGACCCCCGCAACACCGGACCCGTCCGCCCCCAGCACGCCCCACCCGGCCCCGGCCCCGACCCGGCCCCCGTGCAGCTGCCCGGCGCCAAGGTCCCCATCGGCCCCGGACCCCGCGCCGCCGCCGACGCCCGCGCCGTCGCCGTGGACGCCGGCCCGGCCACCGGCTGGGTCCGCCCGCCCGGCGGCGAAGCCGCCACCAACGCCATGACCGCCGCCCCGCCCGTACCCGCACCCACCACACCCCCGGACACCGGCCCCGCACGCTGGCGCCCCTGGCGCTTCCGCATGTCCAACGACGTCTGGGGCACCCCCGTCGTCGACGGCGACCTCCTCTACGTCACCTCCTTCGAGGTCCACGCCCTCGACGTCGCCAGCGGCCGCCGCCAGTTCAAGACCCGCGACGTCGCCTGGGCCATGACCGTCACCGCCGGACGCATCCACGCCTCCGACGGACCCACCCTCTACGCCCTCGACGCCCACGACGGCGGCGAACGATGGCGCACCCAGACCGACGCCTGGGTCTACTCCCTCCAAGCCGCCCGAGGCACCGTCGTCACCGCCACCCGCGGCGGCGGCGTACAGGGCTGGGAAGCCTCCAACGGCGAAAAACTCTGGGAGATCACCGGCGCCCAGACCGACTTCGAAACCCCCGAAGCCGGCCCCGCACTCTGCGACGACACCGTCCACGTCTGGCGCAACGCCCGCCTCCAGGCCCTCGACGCCCGCACCGGCAACGAACGCTGGTCCTACCCCGTCGGCGACTCCGCCTCGTGCGGCGGCGCACCCGTACGCGTCACCCAGGCCCCCGACGGCTGCACCTACATCGCCGCCGGCACCCGCGTCCTCTGCGTCGACACCATCACCGGACACGTGCGCTGGCACTTCGAAGCCCCCGCCGTCTTCCTCGCCCCACCCGTCTTCGCCCCCGGCCCCGCCGTCACCGGCGGCGGAATCTACCTCGCCGACTACCTCGGCACCGTCTACGCCCTCGACGCCACCACCGGAAAGGACCGCTGGCGCATCGCCACCGAGGCCCGCCAGTCCGTCGAACCCGTCCTCGTCGCCGACGGCAGCATCCACGTCGGCAGCGGCAGCGCCCTCTACACCCTCGACGCCGTCACCGGCACCCCCAAATGGCGCTTCGCCGCCGGCGGCGACGTCACCGGCAGCCCCGTCGTCGCCGACGGCCGCATCCACTTCGGCTCCGCCGACCACGTCCTCTACACCCTCGACGCGGCCGGCGGACAGCTCCGCTGGAAACTCGCCACCGGCGGCGAGATCACCGGCTCACCCGTCGCCCGCAACGGCGTCGTCTACGCCTGCTCCAAGGACCGCTGCGTCTACGCCCTCGACGCCGCCAAGGGAACCGCCACCGGCCGCACCACCGCACCCCGGTAA
- a CDS encoding VOC family protein: MAAFTEGMPCWVDAQLPDLEAGKRFYGELFGWTYREKSADRGPYPHYTDALRDGKPVAALASKSDGRMPTTWGVYFATDDAAATARTIRDAGGQVITTPTPVDGLGTVVLAADPAGAVFGLWQKGERDGFALQGKPGSFCWTEVYTRDKDAVDPFYREVFGFQGTPLPDDTVDYLMWSPAGTEPGEDTAVGARSVITDAFPVEMPGHFLVYFSVDDTDATVELATRLGARVTTPPFDIPYGRMAVLTDDQGAAFAVLAEPRPASGPASGPAAQSEQTSEQASERTGRAPRGPREQQAERQPERQPERQPGPAT; this comes from the coding sequence ATGGCCGCATTCACCGAGGGCATGCCCTGCTGGGTGGACGCCCAGCTGCCCGACCTCGAAGCGGGCAAGCGCTTCTACGGCGAACTGTTCGGCTGGACGTACCGCGAGAAAAGCGCTGATCGCGGCCCCTACCCGCACTACACCGACGCCCTGCGGGACGGGAAACCCGTCGCCGCCCTCGCCTCCAAGAGCGACGGCCGCATGCCCACCACCTGGGGCGTCTACTTCGCCACCGACGACGCCGCCGCCACCGCCCGCACGATCAGGGACGCCGGCGGCCAGGTGATCACCACCCCCACGCCCGTCGACGGCCTCGGCACCGTCGTCCTCGCCGCCGACCCCGCGGGCGCCGTCTTCGGCCTCTGGCAGAAGGGCGAACGTGACGGCTTCGCGCTTCAGGGCAAGCCCGGATCGTTCTGCTGGACCGAGGTCTACACACGGGACAAGGACGCCGTCGACCCCTTCTACCGGGAAGTGTTCGGCTTCCAGGGCACCCCGCTGCCCGACGACACCGTCGACTACCTGATGTGGTCGCCCGCCGGGACCGAGCCCGGCGAGGACACCGCCGTCGGCGCCCGCAGCGTCATCACCGACGCCTTCCCGGTGGAGATGCCCGGCCACTTCCTCGTCTACTTCTCCGTCGACGACACCGACGCCACCGTGGAGCTCGCCACCCGGCTCGGCGCCCGCGTCACCACGCCGCCCTTCGACATCCCCTACGGACGTATGGCCGTCCTCACCGACGACCAGGGCGCGGCCTTCGCGGTCCTGGCCGAACCCCGGCCCGCATCCGGGCCGGCATCGGGGCCCGCGGCTCAGTCCGAACAGACGTCCGAACAGGCGTCGGAGCGGACAGGGCGAGCGCCCCGAGGCCCACGCGAACAGCAGGCCGAACGGCAACCCGAACGGCAACCCGAACGGCAACCCGGTCCCGCGACGTAA
- a CDS encoding TetR family transcriptional regulator: MTGQVRTVDGRVAGRRGQATRQKLLDCLSEMLSSSPYRDVKVIDVARKAGTSPATFYQYFPDVEGAVLELAEEMATEGAALTELVAGRSWVGKSAWQTAEQLVEGFLDFWRKHDAILRVVDLGAAEGDKRFYKIRMKILNSVTNSLADAVKELQSKGKVDKDVSPMAVSGSLVAMLASVASHQKGFQTWGVKQAELKPNLALLVHLGITGRKPTK; encoded by the coding sequence ATGACAGGACAAGTACGCACTGTCGACGGCCGGGTCGCCGGCCGTCGCGGACAGGCGACGCGGCAGAAGCTGCTCGACTGTCTCAGCGAGATGCTCAGCTCCTCGCCGTACCGGGACGTCAAGGTCATCGATGTGGCCCGGAAAGCGGGGACCTCGCCCGCGACCTTCTACCAGTACTTCCCGGACGTCGAGGGCGCGGTCCTCGAGCTCGCGGAGGAAATGGCCACGGAGGGCGCGGCATTGACGGAACTGGTCGCGGGCCGCTCCTGGGTCGGCAAGTCGGCCTGGCAGACCGCCGAGCAACTCGTCGAGGGATTCCTCGACTTCTGGCGCAAGCACGACGCGATCCTCCGCGTGGTCGACCTCGGCGCGGCCGAGGGCGACAAGCGGTTCTACAAGATCCGCATGAAGATCCTGAACTCGGTCACCAACTCCCTCGCGGACGCGGTGAAGGAGCTCCAGTCCAAGGGCAAGGTCGACAAGGACGTCAGCCCGATGGCGGTGTCGGGTTCGCTGGTCGCCATGCTGGCGTCGGTGGCCTCGCACCAGAAGGGCTTCCAGACCTGGGGCGTCAAGCAGGCCGAACTGAAGCCCAACCTGGCGCTGTTGGTGCACCTGGGCATCACGGGCAGGAAGCCGACGAAGTAG